The Solanum lycopersicum chromosome 2, SLM_r2.1 DNA window GTGAAAACGAGAGAGAAAATTGttttgtgtataattatatacaaaattagaaaataaggtttttatactattggtTACATAATAGGTTGTGGACCccattaattatagcaaaaaaattaaactataattatataaggtaaataaattaaactatacccctatgatataattagttatgaatgtttgccattttatataattttccctttttttaatacTCTAAATTATTTTCAGATTATCGAgcacctattttttttttataaaaaagagataatttttaaaaattctccATACCAAACTCAgcttaaatatcatatttttttatgtgtaaatgtagatggtttatttaatttatcattattgattatttttttaattttaaaagtagataatttattttttttaaaaattgaaaattggcATTTTGTGAGTGATCAATTTATCTAAGGgtaaaaagtcaaaaatgtgCTTAAACTATGCgaaaggaacaaaaatgttATCCGTTTGTAGTTTGGTCCAAAAATGTCCTActttaattgttattgttatttaatgGATCAAAAATACTCATTTCTTAAATAAAtacattgttatttttttaacacattgttttttaaattaacaAATGTTTCTTACTTcagttcaaaaaaaatattttccttcataccaacaCGGACAGAGCTCTTCggtggaaaattatattatttatacatcgttaaaataagtttatatgtatatatatactagatgtCGAACCCCTTTCGGCTACCTATTCCTATTGATTTTGAACCTCCTTATTGAAAAATCTGGCTCCGCCTCTGCATACTAAACACACCCTTAATCTTGTATTAGCAATCTTTGCCTTATTAATCTTGGTACCAAACGACTCTTTACTATATTTACCAAATCGCCCCTGTTAAAAAATACCTCCAAGTAAAAATAGAATTATCTATTTACAATTTCTCTGTGTTTCTCATCGGCGGCTGATTGCTCTGTTCCGCTTTGACCATCTGATCATCATTGTCTGGTGAGATTCTAATTTGTAAACCTTTTTGATGCCTAAATTTGctttttaatatatgattatCTGTTTGTTTATTGAACTTAAATGTATCTGTAAATTCAATTATCATAACGTTTTATTGGTGCTGAAATTTCTTCACTTAACCCTAATATGTATACACAAATCTGGTAGTAATTTTTATGACTATCGCCGTGGAATGGAGCCCCTAGTTATTCTTCAAAGTCAATGAATTTGAGTATTGTAATCAGAATATGAAATGGGCATCGGTGGTCAATGAATTGAGTTGAGAATGAACTATGACTTTTCAGATTTAAATCTCACTAGAGACAGTATAtcactaggtgatttcttccatATTTTGTAGCCTTGGTGTATTTGGTGGAAGGTGACACGTGTTTCGTGGAATTAGTTGTGGTGTGTGTAAGCTGCGTTAGACTATTATTGTTAAAAAAcgtttttaaaaatgaaatgggCTTGAATAGAGAGAAATGAATACTACGGATTAATATAACGAAGGCTTTGAAGATCTCTTACTAGTCTCTAGTCTAAAGTgttctattatattatttggagAGCTAACTGAAGTTTGTGATGAaatcttatgaaaaatattggCTTACTGGCTTTATCTGAGCGATTAAATTACTATATTTCCTATTTCAATAGCTAGAATGCACTTAGCACTATTGAGCTGATAAAGTTATTGGAACACCCTTTTTGATCTTGGAGCTGTGCAATTTGTGTGTGCTTCATACTTCCTCATACAGAAAGTATCATTGATCTTTATACAAAATCTTCTTTTGTTCTTCGATTTCAAGTTAATTGCAGATGTTACATCCTAAAGCATACTTTTGTCTTTATTTAACTTGATAAGAATAATATTTCTGATATAAAGGATTTTTGGAAATGAATATCTTGATCACACATTATATCATGCGTATACAAGGATCTTAAAAAtggattttgtttaattttttcaatgttCTTTCCTTAATGTGGCCTCGAGAAGCCATGAACTAAGAAGTATTGACATGATGATAAATCAACGGACTAAagttaacttttattttttagctCTTATGAAATTTGAATCATTTACTCTTCTTGATTTAATCAGGTTAAGCCACCTTTCCTTGGGATTTGCACCGTGTTTCTATCCATGTATTTGGGTCATTACACAGCAGAAGTCACGAGTCTTTCTACCAAAGCTACAGAGAAAGATGTCGATGATTTTTTCTCTCACTGTGGtgaaattgaacaagtagaaaTCATCAGGTAGCTTTTCGTTTATTTGAGTTTACCTGCAATTTCTGCTACAGCATAGTTGTCATTTCGAGCTGATTATTGTCGGTGCTGTAAATTTATGCTTGGCATTGTTCCCAGAATTTGTTTATCTAAGATGAAATAGTTGATATAAATGCTTAATCAATAGTATTCTGTTTGCATGTCTTATTGCAATTCTGCCTTGTGAAATATGTCAAATAGGACGTGTATTGCCACTCTTTTCCATGTGACTTCTTCAGAGCATTATGAAATGTCAACAAGAGCTTATGTGTTACTATAAATTCTGAGATGTTTGCTTAGAAAGAACAAGGTTAGCATCCGATAATGTTTGCTGTTGACAACCCATTGTGAGTAGTGAAGCATATCATCTCAATGTCCTGAAACTCACTATACGACATTCCAAACTTTCTTCGTCAAAAGGatgtttaaactttaaataaagTAGCAGATGGAGAGAGTTCAATGCTATTAAACTGTGTGAGAAAAGATGGATGTTCTTTACCCTTCCTGATATCAAGTGTTGCCTTTATTGAATGCAGATTGAGTGAATATGCTTCTATAGCCTATGTTACGTTCAAGGATACTTATGCACTGGAAACTGCTATTTTACTCAGTGTAAGTTTCTGCTTTACTCCACTGTTATATTAGTTCTACTTAGCAGAAAGAACCTCCAAGGTGAATGCGTTACATATCCAATGCTGCATATCTGTATGGTAATGAGTCAAGTTTATATTCATCATCTCCATGATGAacatcaaaaagatttttttattggCTTGCTTAATGCTTATCGAAGCTTATAATTTCTTTGTTTAAGAATAGTCAATAATCTACCAAAATAGGTGCTTGCAGTAACTTTCTAAACTCAATCTTTAAAAGCATCAATGaaaaacattatatttatatctacATTCCTTAGTCATGaattttcttcatattgtttTGAACTTTTAATTAAGATTGTTCTCTCGTTCTTTCACTTATAAGTGTTTGAGTGTTTTGATTTCTAGCTGAACACAAGTTGACAGCCTTTGTGCAGCTACCTGGAAGGTCCTTTTAAAGAGATTCTGATGTGCTATCCTATTTGGACATGttcttattaaatatatatttatatccgCAACAAATGCAATTTGGACTCCCTCGTTTAATCTGTTGTCGCAATTCTTTAAACCTAATCTGTCTCTTAATAATGTGATCAATTTTATCCCTGACACAATACACTATATTTAAAACCAATATCATTGAGTACATTACTACCTACAAGGTTTCTTTAACCTTGACCCTCATtcgctttttctcctttttaggAGAAAAGAAGACTCTATAAGAGCAAGCGATGCTATGTGAGATGAGCTTTGGTGGTAAACTATGTGACCACTACGTATGTGTCATTCTATTTGGTCTAGTTTAACAAGAGACCTACAATTCTGAGTGATAGCACGAAAGGGTACTTATATTCCAAAGACATTTGACTACTTGACATACCTTTAGGTTTTTATGGTTGCAACGAGTTAATATGATCTATCTTGTATTTTCACCATGTAAATATGTGATTGTGTATTTTGACTTTTTGAAAATGGTAATTAGGTAAAATATAACTATTTTGAATAAAGCTGCTAGTTATTTGTGTACCCACCAACCATAGATGAAGGAGATCATTGATTCTAGGCCATGGGAATATGCAAACTAATCTttttgatatatgtttttctattCACTGTCTCCATGTAGGGACGTCTTGGTACTTGTGCTTGAGTTGTATATACCAGTTGTCTGCTTTTATATTTGAAACTAATGTTTTAATTCATGGGAGGTGGCAGGTATCCCATGAATTAGGCAAGGTGCATGTAGCTGGCCTGGCCAccacgataataataaaattattgtttaattCCATATCTAGTTTTCTCGTCATTGTgctctttttcttcattttccttgTTCTCTCTGTTTTTAGTTGGGCAAAGTATGTGCATCGGGTGATGCTAGATTTATTCCTTAGGCGCTAGTACTGCATTCAATAAATTCATACAACTATTTTATGTTTCAAATTTGCAcctttaaaatatttctcaacCTTTTAGCCTGGATTCAGGGATCCACTATACTAGATCAATGTGTTCATATATCTCGCTTGGAAGCCCATGTAGATGAAGACGATCCTTGGGATAACTATATAGATATGGTGGAGAATGGAAGCAGCTCTGCGGTAGGCTTTTCCCATTTGATGTCCTTTTCAGTTAAAGTTTACCTTATTTGTCTGGACAATCAACTCTCTTACTGCCTTAACATGAGagtaaatgaaaatgaaaatgttatATCGTTCATCGGTGAATTAATAGGAGTATGATCTCTGTGGCAGCTCCGCTTTGAGATTAATTTGCTCTCAAGGGATATTTTGCACGGGTAAAAGAATCCAATTTGTGAACTGAGCTTATCatgattttctttctttggtGAGCTCTAGAGCTGAAGATATGTAATTAATATAGCTTATTTCACTATTCTTCTTTTCCATTCGTTATTCTTTCCTTGATAAAAGTTTTTGTTCATCATCAAAATTGTTGAGTTCCCTAAAATTCAGTTCGACTCTTGTTAGTTAATTTGGGGAAAGTTGATTCAGAAAGTTAAAAAACCTATTGACTGAGGTATGTTGGTGGAGATGTAAGAACAAATTAATTCTTCAAACAACtcacttttttctttctttttgttttttcagtttcttttttgttcactgttcttcacttttatttttatccttagCTTCCCTCTTGCTTTACTTGAGCCTAGGGTCTTCTGAAAACAACCTCTCCACCTTtacaaggtaggggtaaggtctgcgtacacaCCACCCTCCCCAGACCGCTCTTGTGGGATTACTTTGGTCAATGGTCACTCGATATGTTGTTGTTGCCTAGCTTCCCTgatgtcattttgaaatttttctgtAAATTAGCAGGTCCATACAAATCAGTTTGTTTCAACTCCTGGAGAAGCTGTGACCATGGCACAGCAGGTAGTTGAAACCATGATAGTGAAGGGATATCAACTAAGTAAGGATGCGCTAACCAAAGCCAAAGCTTTTGATGAGTCTTATCATGTGTCATCTACTGCAGCAGCAAAGGTGGCAGATCTCAGCAACAGAGTTGGGCTTACTGATAAAATTCGGTCTGGCATGGAGACTGTTAAATGCGTGGACGAGAAGTACCATCTTTCTGAGCTTACCATGTCTGCTGCATCTTTTACAGGGAAAACAGCTGCAGCTGCTGCAACTGCTGTGGTTAGCAGTAGTTACTTCTCCAAGGGAGCTTTTTGGGTTTCAGATGTTCTGCATCGGGCTGCCAAGGTTGCTGCTGACTTGGGTAATAATGGTGTCAAAAAAGAAACAGCTCCGATAGAAATGAACCAAATTGGTAAATAGGGCTGACACAATGTCTGCCCACATGGAATGAATTTGTCCAAAGGTGTAAGCTTTCCATGGAgacatgaatgtgaatatgaacaATTTTAGCTATAGTTGAAGCAGAATGAGCAACATGGTGTATAACAGGATCCATACTTATGGTAATGTGTTGGTATTTTGCAGTCATTACCGTGGTTTAATCAAATTTGATTTCCTCTACTCACGCGAGTACAATGTAAGTAATACGCTTGATTGGATTACAAGTTGATCATACATGTCATGCTTTTCAGTTTTCAGTGAGCTGGTATTTTATCATTCATTGATCTACGTGTTATTGACAAAGGTAACTTGCGTCCATTCTGCAATCGCACACATACTACTGCTATGAATTTGCCTAGACTTGCAAGTCCTAGAGCCAGAAAAACTGGGGAAGCTATTGGTAATTTCATGCCAGATGCTGGAACAGTATTTGTTTGAACCTAATCTTATCAACCATGTTTCACAGTTGGATAATTGTTACTATTATACTGCTGCTACTAATGTGCTGAATAGGCAGTAAAAGTTGGATAATCTGTTGGCTAGATGATATTTGCATTAGTTTAGATGCTTGAAGCCTTTGCCTAAAAGAAGGTTCAGGACCTAGAATCTTAGTGCTTAGAATTATTTTGCATATGCATACATAGTTTGAGCTGAAAATAATGCTTCAGTTGAACCTGTAAAACTCGCCTTAGAACTGCTCCTAAGTCCTACCCATCAGCTTAGGCCTGAACTTTGATCGTCTTCGTCCTTGTAAATAGATAGCCCCATACAAGCGGATGAATGTTAATCCCAACAAGTCAGGCATTGTATAAGCCCATTCTCGTTGCAATCTGAGCATCGTTGGAAGCCACactcatcttcttcatcatactCTGCTTCATAGTATATTTTACAACTTCCATAGCATGTCTCACATGGCACAAACCTAACATCTCTACAGCCTTCACAAACTCCATTTTCTACCCTTTCACAGCTTTCTACTACCTTCTCAAGCTGTCTGTTTTCGTCCATTCTGCATATTTCATCAACCCCACCAATGTATTTTCTCCCAGAAATGCCCTTGGCAGCAAAACCCATCCTCCGTATCGTTCCCCTAGTAGTAACTCTTTCAACTCCTCCTTAAACCCTGCATGCATCGATACATCTCTTTCATCGATCTTAACACATAGTCCCTTCAAAATCATCCGAACATGACAACAATTCTCATACGTTTTCCTCACTCCTCTCAGGCTTGTCAAGTATAAAATCACTTTGtcttttttctgttgaaccaaTTTAAGCTGAGCAACTCCACAGTTTGATTTCAGTCGGGGCGTATTGTCCAAGACATGGAAAGAAAAGTTACAGACACGATGAGGAGATGCAAGAAGATTAGTATCTTTAAGATCTTCCATCAATTCCTAAACATTGACTCTCTCTGGCTCACACCACCAGGAGTAGTTGTAATTGTAGTCTTAGGAATCACTTCTGGGATTTCCTCATTGATCATTTGAGACCATGTCTTTCTCTCAATCAGCCCCATTTCGAACTCTTTATCAatgtcatctttttttttttaacaataattcATCATCTTCGATATGTTGTTTCATTGGATAAAGTCTCGAAGATCCTAATGTTGAGGAAGTGAGAGAGACCAGTTGGATGCTACACTCTTCTTCATCGATAGGAATATGTTTGTTCATGAGTAGCTTCGATGCACTGCAGAATAGTGTCCGTTGCATTTTTGGCATTACTTTTGGCTTTGAACTAGTGCAACCCATTGTTAAATAAAAATCCAGCCTAGAAATTGATTTGAGTAGAAGAATAGAGCAGTGGATGGAAAGAAATCAATCAAGATTGGGTAAAGATTTCGAGTGATTAATAAGTAGCCAAATTGaggaatttcaaatgttttagagataaaaacaagaaacaaaTTATTTCTGTTAAATTATCGTACTCCCCTTATACGTCCGGTTCTTTTTTCTTACTTCCATTCTATAAGagctaatgcatgcattattttttcgAATATAGTTTACGAAGAGAGTCGAATGTAAGAAGAAAAGGAGAGTTTAACGTGTCTTTTCATTTAATGAAATGATGGTATATTTTACCATGATGTATTAAGTACTACACTTAATTAATTAGCTATGGCAAGTAAGCCATTTTAACTTGGGTTTACAGATGGATTAAGATAGACTTTTAATGTTTTGTATTAGAATATTTATGTCTTTTTGGATTATTAATTCCACttcttataaaagaaataaaaactcTCCACttgtatattataaataattaccaTCTAAATAACATGAtattatcaacaacaacaaaaaaaattaaacatgaagACATACTATGTCAAGgttcaaaatcaagaatataaaattatgaaaccatGTGAGAAACAACCCATGATCATAGGGATCATGGaagatttgattttgaatttccaAGTagcaatttttatattatttaaaaaaacgcATTGCATGTACTATAACCACCAAGAACCGATTAAATTTCAGATTATGTAAGATTTCTAcctatttaagaaataaattaaccATTTACTGAATAATTATCCTAAAAAGGGACAAGACGCTAAATTTACTAGGTTGCgcatcaatattattttaaatgaatCAATCATTTGTAGATATGGAATGTCAAAACAAAAGCCTAAATTTAAGTTTTACtttaatgtgtttttatattacaatttaaaatttatgtgacgtaatttaaattgatagaaaaataaaaaaaatgtaaaaagaaaagacggtatatttttttatctattatatccTAACTTTAATGAATAAATCGATTTTGAACTTTATCAGATATAAAATGATTAACTcactatattaataattatttttaatgaatatgtcaAGTAAAAAAAGACGAGTAAATAGGATAAAGGGAATATTAAGGATAAAGTaggtcctttttttttttttttaatgttaacaataaccaaaaaaaaaaagttttaaaaataacgaacaaataaaattgaaggGCAAAAGTATCTAGAGATTTAGCACCAAAATAGAAAAAGGAAATCCAAATTGTTGGCAATGCCAGCCCTTAGCTTTTTAAACTCTTTTTATGGAAAGGTGAGTAATTTGAGAATCACTATTATTCtttccattttaaaataaatattatttttatcttgagcatatcttttcaaaatatctaaaagcaaaatataaatataaatactttaaaaatgagataaatttcaaaaagtgaGAATAAGAGTCGACTGATGACAGAAAAATTGCTTTATCTCTTCTACAAAGAGTTCTATCTCCCTAGGTTTGAATTCCTTCCGGAGATAACAAATCATCTTTCTTTAAGATAGTAGTTAGGTATATGAAATTGAAGTAAGAGTCCTTCTATGAGGGAGTTTTGCTTCAAGGATTATGGATCGGGGCGAGGGTCATAGCGAGTGAATTAATTTGTGGGAGTATACGTGTACGGATATGCTAATCATAAAAGTAGAGTAATTAGGATTGAACTGAGAgttctatttaattttattttttttaaatttaagaaatgTATCATTAATATCTTTTCAATTGTTGAAAACATCAtttactttaaattaaaataagacgATAAAATCACCACTTATTTTAAATCGAAGAAATATGGCCCAACCACATGCTTTATTCAGATTCTGCGGCAGACCATAATATTCATCATCTTCtaattattacttctatttaattAACTCTATCAAATTAAGATCATCACTTGCCAAAAAAACCATTTACTTCACACCAAACCTGATCAATTCAATTTCACTAATTAGTTTCCTTTGGATTCTCATGTAGTTGACTTCAATAATGGtaactaattattatatttttctctcaTTAGAAGAATATAACTTTGTTCAGTCTACTAACAAATTGACTTTATGAAATACATCGATCTAGCCGACCTCACTGCaacaattttatcaaaaactttTAGTGTATatggataataataataatgtgtaTACATATCAAACATAGCTTTTTAGAGATATAAATGACTAATGTACAATTACTTCAttaacctatgtccgaaatctcagagacacacttaaattatactaagatcctattatcctctgaacttattttattaataatttttctcttttcggTCTACGTGACATTATCTTATGGGCCCAACGctgattgattttattttttcaagttagtgtcacgtaggctgaaaaggggtagaaaattacttataaaataagttcaggggggttctaggaccttaatatagtataagtatgtttCTGGAAATTTCGAACAAAGGTTGAAagggtacttgtacatttttccgagatacaaaataaaaattttgaacattttttttaaaatttctaattttatcgTCAACTCTAGCCTGTTTAATGATTGTATTTTCTGgacatataatatatacttCAATAACCAACGAGATATAGCAAGTAGCTAGTTTTATGATTTTAGTGCTGCTATAACAGATAAATTTTAGTGACTTTAATCAATCCCAAGAGTTTGTAATATTAAACAATTGATACAGTAGCttcttattataatttatttaaaatgcgtaaaaaaagttgaattgtGATCTAGATACCAAAAAGCACAAGCtatagaaagaataaaataaaaggacaTCACATTGCAAGTAAGGAGAATATTTGTGTGATAATAAATCTAATAACATTTCACGTTATGTGTTGttaattcttaataaaaaataattaataaaacatcGCTGGCTTTCCACTGTTTCCATCTTGCCACCCCATGTTAATGTTCCCTTCATCACCTTCCATGTTCCCACTTCAAAACCTCTCCTCCATTAGCCCTCTTGACTTATTATTATCGCCCGTCTTGTCCGTCGTGGATTCAGAATTTTCATTAACTGAGCTATCTTGTATTAAGGAGTTCATTCGAATtcccttaaaatattattttatgtatatattagatGTCAAACTTTCTTTGGCTAATTTTGAACCCCTTATTGAAAATTCAGGCTCCGCCAACAGTTCGTGTGTATCTCTACAATTTTGAACCCCTTATGAAAATCCTTGCTCCATCAACTGTTTGTGTGTCTATTTCTACAAATTTTGTGCCgcttatataaaaatataatacttaAGGTAATTTTTGAATCTCTAAACCGTTAAGTCAACTTCTAGTCTCGTGTTGCGGAGATTCGAAGTGTCTATATACATACTAAAAACCCTTATATATACCGTGTAATTATTTATGAGGAATTTGGATAAATACCCTCGCCCCGATGCACCCTAATTAACACCCCTCAAGTCTCCATTAGCCatcaccccccaccccccaccccccaaacccaacccaacaaaaaaaaaattggaagaaaagttttagatatatgatatatatatatagttgttgATGACTTTAATTGGTTTACTTTGTGTATAAGATTATCCTTGTAGATATTATAACATGCTTTTTAGTAGTAGTACAGGTACTATGGGTTTTGTTCCTGGAGCACCTGAAGACAATGAACTCCCTCCTCCCTTCCCTAGTGTTTATCCTCATCAAGAATTTCAAGGTTTTATATTTCTCCCGTTATTATCTTTACGTATTTCATTTACGTGTGATATCAGTGacgaattcaaaatttagaatCAATGAATTTTGCTCTTTATATATGCgttatttaattacatatttatatatagtcaATGTTAACTTTAGAGAATTCTAATGATTTTTACTTTTGTAGAggcgaattcaaaatttatccttcatatattttaacctttattttttagcttttatTATTAGatcataattatttcattttttggaattttaggCCAAGCTAAGTATAAGCGGATTCAGAATTTATACTTTTGATGTATTcaacctttatttttttaaaacattgaaCCCATAAGACTTTTAAAACTATAAGTTCAAAATGAGTCTAGATCCATAACTATATGTGTGATTGAAtgacaaattaatttattttggacGTGGCGAATACAGGAATTTCATCTGTGTTAATGAGGAGAGCCATGTCATTCGACCATCAAGATTCGCGAGCAGACGATATTGACATGTCGGATGACGATGGCTCTTCACAGTTGCTAGGTGAGAAGAAGAGGAGATTGAATATGGAACAAGTGAAAGCACTTGAAAGAAGTTTTGAAATTGGTAACAAACTTGAACCTGAGAGGAAAATGCAATTGGCTAGAGCTTTAGGGTTGAAGCCAAGGCAAATTGCAATTTGGTTTCAAAACAGAAGGGCAAGATGTAAGACTAAGCAATTGGAGAAAGATTATGAAATATTGAAGAGACAGTGTGATAAACTCAAGTCTGATAATGATGCACTCAAGACTCAAAACAAGAATCTTCACTCTGAGGTAAGTATAATTAAAAGATTTCATGTTCGAATCAACagtactaaaaaaaaaattaaactatttttttttgccTTAATTGATAACTTTCTATATCACGCTATTAAACTAAACACTAACAATCTAGTTGCACCTGTCAGTTTATATAACTTAAACTTCTGATAAATGAATGGAGATTTAAGTTACAAATCGATAACAATAAAGAAGGGTTAAACTATTAGTGTTATTTGAcctcatataaaataaatattttagttttattttcagaTTTATAGATATATCATGCAATCATAAACACCTTTTATTGTatgtaattttatgaaataagcAGTTCACACTCCACAGCAATAAACTAGTATAGTTCCTGACTCGCTCGATTCATATTAAGTGAATTgttaagaataatttaaaaagaattgttaatatatttttttttttatccatcatttaataaagttattaattactttatattttcTGGAAATTTAGTTCAGGAATAATCACAAGGTAATAATGGAAAGTACTatttcatttatgtcattaaaaatatctttttcaaaGGTTGTGTAGTAATTCACcgacttttttcttttgttccaCAGAGAGTTATTAGTCCCGTTTTTTCCTTGACTATACGAGCTATAAGAAAAGCGCGAAtgacattgaaatttttttaagaattaatatgaaaatttatagaaaaataagttttatacagatttttatattaatctCTAGAAAAATCGCTATGTGCACGCACAATTCCCAATGttgtaaattttaatatttgtgatGGGGATGCAGTTGCAGTTACTGAGTCTGAGGAACAGAGAATCAACAGGAGGAGGTACACCAATTTTGTTTAAtctaaacaaagaaaatgaaggaTCGAATTGGAACAACGGAAGTGGTGATGAGAATAGTACGATAATAGATGTTAATCTTGGAAGAACATCATCAACAAACAGTCcacataacaacaacaacaacgatcATGTTTTTCAAACacctaattttaaaatagaagaaCAAACTCAATCTCATGATGTACCTGAAGAAGGATTTTGCAACATCTTCACTAATGTTGAAGATCAAACAAACTATTGGCCATTGCCAGTGCAGCAACATTTTTACTGaaactttttttattcaaattttaaactttgGTTTTTGTTCTTGTTTGTTGATCATCTTATGGCAATTGTTTATTAATTGATTGTGTGTATAGTGAAATGCACATATGTTATCGTAccttagtattttaaattttcattattgatgcattgttttttatttgtttttttgtaaGAGTGGACCACTAGGCAGGACACATTAATTAGAATAATATGTCTAgtagataattaaaaaaaagattcatgTTCTGAGCAATATAAGGAACTTGTGGTGTGGGGTCAACTTCTCTGGCTGTGGGACCATTACCTTATTATAAAATTTGCaaacagagaagaaaaaaaagattctctccttacatttttctttatgttgcTATCTTTTTCTTTACCTATATATTCTGTTGGTTAATAATACTCCCTATACTTTCCTTTTGTTTTACTTCATGTGACAGATATTTGCTAGATCGagtataa harbors:
- the LOC101266594 gene encoding binding partner of ACD11 1 isoform X1; the protein is MYLGHYTAEVTSLSTKATEKDVDDFFSHCGEIEQVEIIRLSEYASIAYVTFKDTYALETAILLSGSTILDQCVHISRLEAHVDEDDPWDNYIDMVENGSSSAQVHTNQFVSTPGEAVTMAQQVVETMIVKGYQLSKDALTKAKAFDESYHVSSTAAAKVADLSNRVGLTDKIRSGMETVKCVDEKYHLSELTMSAASFTGKTAAAAATAVVSSSYFSKGAFWVSDVLHRAAKVAADLGNNGVKKETAPIEMNQIGK
- the LOC101266594 gene encoding binding partner of ACD11 1 isoform X2, which translates into the protein MYLGHYTAEVTSLSTKATEKDVDDFFSHCGEIEQVEIIRLSEYASIAYVTFKDTYALETAILLSGSTILDQCVHISRLEAHVDEDDPWDNYIDMVENGSSSAVHTNQFVSTPGEAVTMAQQVVETMIVKGYQLSKDALTKAKAFDESYHVSSTAAAKVADLSNRVGLTDKIRSGMETVKCVDEKYHLSELTMSAASFTGKTAAAAATAVVSSSYFSKGAFWVSDVLHRAAKVAADLGNNGVKKETAPIEMNQIGK
- the LOC101253455 gene encoding LOW QUALITY PROTEIN: uncharacterized protein At5g39865 (The sequence of the model RefSeq protein was modified relative to this genomic sequence to represent the inferred CDS: inserted 1 base in 1 codon; deleted 2 bases in 1 codon; substituted 1 base at 1 genomic stop codon), with translation MGCTSSKPKVMPKMQRTLFCSASKLLMNKHIPIDEEEYDIDKEFEMGLIERKTWSQMINEEIPEVIPKTTITTTPGGEPERVNVXELMEDLKDTNLLASPHRVCNFSFHVLDNTPRLKSNCGVAQLKLVQQKKDKVILYLTSLRGVRKTYENCCHVRMILKGLCVKIDERDVSMHAGFKEELKELLLGERYGGWVLLPRAFXGRKYIGGVDEICRMDENRQLEKVVESCERVENGVCEGCRDVRFVPCETCYGSCKIYYEAEYDEEDECGFQRCSDCNENGLIQCLTCWD
- the LOC101266295 gene encoding homeobox-leucine zipper protein HAT7, with product MLFSSSTGTMGFVPGAPEDNELPPPFPSVYPHQEFQGISSVLMRRAMSFDHQDSRADDIDMSDDDGSSQLLGEKKRRLNMEQVKALERSFEIGNKLEPERKMQLARALGLKPRQIAIWFQNRRARCKTKQLEKDYEILKRQCDKLKSDNDALKTQNKNLHSELQLLSLRNRESTGGGTPILFNLNKENEGSNWNNGSGDENSTIIDVNLGRTSSTNSPHNNNNNDHVFQTPNFKIEEQTQSHDVPEEGFCNIFTNVEDQTNYWPLPVQQHFY